Below is a window of Candidatus Saganbacteria bacterium DNA.
CCCATCGCTATCATCTTCTTAAGACGGTTATTTCTGTTGAGCACCCTTCGGTAGAGATCATTAAGGTCTGATGTTGCGAACCTTCCGCCTTCAAGCTGCACCATCGGCCTGAGGTCCGGAGGCATCACGGGGACTACCTCCAGTATCATCCATTCGGGCCTGTTGCCGGAATCAAGGAACGCTTCGGCAACCCTCAGCCTTTTGACTATCCTTATCTTTTTCTGGCTGTTCGCGCCCTTTGCGTCCTTTTTATTGAGCTCTTTGCGGAGCGATTTTACCAGATCGGGCAGATCGATCTTCGATAATAGTTCCCTGACCGGTTTTGCGCCCGTATCCGCTTTAAAACTGTTGCCGTATTTCTCCTTGAACTCCTGATACTGCCCCTCTTTGAGGATATCGCAGACTTTTATCTTGCCTTTCAGGTCGTCCGAAGCTTCTGTCACTATGTATGAATCGTAATATATTACCTCTTCGAGGGATTTATTTGATACGTCAAGGAGAAGTCCTATATACCCGGGAATACCGCGCAAAAACCACACGTGGGAAACGGGGACGCAAAGTCTGATGTGCGCCATTCTTTCCCTTCTGACACGGGAAGTCGTCACCTCGACACCGCATCTTTCACAGATTATCCCGCGGTATCTCACCCTCCTGTACCTGCCGCAATGGCATTCCCAGTCCTTTACCGGACCGAATATTTTTTCACAGAAAAGGCCTTTTCTCTCCGGCTTGAATGTCCTGTAATTTATTGTCTCCGGTTTTTCGACTTCCCCGTGCGACCATGACAATATGCGCTCGGTCGAGACGAGCCCTATTTTCAGGAAATCGAACCAGCTTAATTCGGGCCTTGGGCTTTTGTCGGGCATTTTATCTCTCTTTCAGCGGTTTTGACAGGAATGTCTTTCTTCTTGCCATATCCGTCGCCTTGCCGCTCTCTTCGTCAAGATTGATCTCCTTGCCGTCCTTAGTTATCAGCTTCAGGTCAAGCGCCAGGCTCCTCAGTTCTTTCACCAGGACTTTGAACGATTCAGGGGTCCCCGGTTTTGCCATCGGCTTGCCTTTTATTATTGATTCGTAAACTTTCGATCTTCCGCCCACATCGTCGGATTTTATCGTCAGAAGCTCCTGGAGGCAGTGCGCCGCGCCGTACGCCTCGAGCGCCCACACTTCCATCTCACCGAACCTCTGTCCTCCGAACTGGGCTTTGCCCCCCAGCGGCTGCTGCGTTATCAATGAATACGGACCGGTGGAACGCGCGTGCATCTTATCATCGACAAGGTGTATAAGTTTCATTATATACATGCACCCGCAGACTACGTCCCTTTCGAAAGCCCTGCCCGTCCTTCCGTCGCGGAGCGCTATTTTCCCTGTCTTTGAGAGCCAGTGGTATCCGGATTCTATGGCGGCTTTTTCCAGTTCTCTTTCTATCAGCTTTATCGATGCATCTTCCTCTATCGTCTCGTCAAATGATATGACTTTATAATGTTTTTTTAATATATATGCGGCTTCTCCGAGCAGCAGTTCGAATATCTGCCCGACGTTCATCCTTGAAGGCACTCCAAGCGGGTTTAGTATGATGTCTACAGGCGTTCCGTCAGGAAGATACGGCATGTCCTCTACCGGCAGTACCCTGGCGACAACGCCTTTGTTGCCGTGGCGCCCCGCCAGTTTATCGCCTATGGAGACCTTTCTCATCTGAGCGATATACACCCGGATTATTTCATGGACTCCCGGAGCCAGCTCATCGCCTTCTTCCCTTGAAAAAGTCCTGACCGCCACGATTTTTCCCACTTCACCCGGGGGAACCTTCAGTGAAGTATCCCTCATATCGCGGGCTTTATCCCCGAAGATCGCCCTTAATAGTTTCTCCTCCGCCGGCAGTTCGGTCTCTCCCTTTGGCGTTACTTTTCCGACAAGTATGTCGCCGGGCTTTACTTCGGCCCCTATCATTATGACCCCGCGCTCGTCAAGGTTCTTTAGCGCATCCTCGCTTACGTTCGGGATCTCTCTTGTGATCTCTTCCATCCCGAGCTTTGTCGTCCTTACGTCGATCTCGAACCTCTCTATATGTACCGAAGTAAAGACATCGTCTATTACAAGCCTTTCGCTTAAGAGGATGGCATCCTCAAAGTTATATCCTTCCCAGGGCATGAACGCCACAAGCACGTTCTTTCCGAGAGCGATCTCCCCTTTATCCGTTGTGGAGCCGTCCGCTATGACGTCGCCTTTTTTTACTTTATCGCCGTTCTTTACGATGGGTCTCTGGTGCAGGCATGTGTTCTGGTTGCTTCTCTGAAATTTTATTAAGCGGTACTCATCGTTTTTCCCCGTGTCCAACTTAATGATTATATCTTCCGAGGTCACTTTTGACACCACGCCCGAGTTCCTTGCTATGACGGGGACCCCCGAATCCACCGCGGTCTGCATCTCCAGTCCCGTGCCGATGAAAGGAGCTTCGGGGCTCAGGATCGGGACAGACTGGCGCTGCATGTTGGCCCCCATAAGCGCGCGGTTAGCGTCATCATGCTCGAGGAACGGGATCAAAGCCGTGGTGATACTGAACACCTGTGCCGGATGCACGCCGATGTAGTCTACTTCATCGCTCGGGGCCAGGGTGAACTCGCGTTTATATCTTACAACCGAGGTCTTCTCGACTATCCTTGAGTGATCGTCCACTTTGATGTCGCAGGGCCCGATCTTATAAAGGTCTTCCGTGTCGGCGGTCATATATTCTACTTTATCCGTGACTTTACCGCTGACTACTTTGTAATAAGGGGTTTCGATAAAACCGTATTTATTCACTTTTGCGAATGTCGCAAGCGAAGAGATTATTCCCGCGTTCGGGCCTTCGGGTGTCTCGATCGGGCAGATGCGGCCGTAATGCGAAGGATGAATGTCCCTTACTTCAAATCCGGCCCTTTCCCTTGTCAGACCGCCGGGGCCCAGCGCGCTGAGACGCCTTTTGTGGGTCAATTCAGACAACGGATTT
It encodes the following:
- the rpoB gene encoding DNA-directed RNA polymerase subunit beta — its product is MDPPDLLEMQKDSFQWFLDEGLKEELKAISPIKGYGGKYELEFTGAYKLSKPKHSAEQSLIKEVTYCAPLNVTARLIDKESGEIKVQEVFIGDLPLMTTRATFIINGAERVVVSQLVRSSGVYFRKSKISGRTGKPLYYSTIVPDRGSWLEIEIDNSGVVFARINRTKKVAITKFLSAIGCTEKQISDSLADNEIRRKTLKEAPVKSKEDALLEIYRKLRPGDPVTKEGAQVYLNNLFFNSKRYDLGRVGRHKVNKKLGLDIPDSKRVLTKEDILGSVAYLIALNKGEGLPDDIDHLGNRRIRSVGELLQRQFRVGLIRVERLIREQMVIRSGEKVGPQQLINIRPIVAVLREFFGSSQLSQFMDQTNPLSELTHKRRLSALGPGGLTRERAGFEVRDIHPSHYGRICPIETPEGPNAGIISSLATFAKVNKYGFIETPYYKVVSGKVTDKVEYMTADTEDLYKIGPCDIKVDDHSRIVEKTSVVRYKREFTLAPSDEVDYIGVHPAQVFSITTALIPFLEHDDANRALMGANMQRQSVPILSPEAPFIGTGLEMQTAVDSGVPVIARNSGVVSKVTSEDIIIKLDTGKNDEYRLIKFQRSNQNTCLHQRPIVKNGDKVKKGDVIADGSTTDKGEIALGKNVLVAFMPWEGYNFEDAILLSERLVIDDVFTSVHIERFEIDVRTTKLGMEEITREIPNVSEDALKNLDERGVIMIGAEVKPGDILVGKVTPKGETELPAEEKLLRAIFGDKARDMRDTSLKVPPGEVGKIVAVRTFSREEGDELAPGVHEIIRVYIAQMRKVSIGDKLAGRHGNKGVVARVLPVEDMPYLPDGTPVDIILNPLGVPSRMNVGQIFELLLGEAAYILKKHYKVISFDETIEEDASIKLIERELEKAAIESGYHWLSKTGKIALRDGRTGRAFERDVVCGCMYIMKLIHLVDDKMHARSTGPYSLITQQPLGGKAQFGGQRFGEMEVWALEAYGAAHCLQELLTIKSDDVGGRSKVYESIIKGKPMAKPGTPESFKVLVKELRSLALDLKLITKDGKEINLDEESGKATDMARRKTFLSKPLKER